A region of Rhinoraja longicauda isolate Sanriku21f chromosome 1, sRhiLon1.1, whole genome shotgun sequence DNA encodes the following proteins:
- the LOC144599077 gene encoding uncharacterized protein LOC144599077: MSKTRGKKFAARPRSSSVEERSLEGGQEAAAITTEPSPAPLVQPEQRAVGTCSQNRAVVSDDSDEDATPLESGTGSRLSRMERLMEQMLQRDLLREQQQTRQGSPGTPAVPFTALAIASPSFEGSIGDQVWAGQQEGLLAEDVRSTQSVQDQEELLGVVNRYVVIPRGGRPLEPKLAASIDHLSSKPLQERVVNEALELYTAPENCTSLNVPAVNSQIWGHLGQNIRNLELKLQKILKLLTAGMTSYARSIDGVDISTNQQDTLALLCTTQYQINNLRKEIIKPALNPKFAGLCKTPGSEPPILLFGKDLPKKVKDLEEESKTFGLVRAGLGPSRPNKPRRQYPTASTSRRPPYGTGESSGSATIPRKPFLGPRPERTPWKMRHPQQHQRQHLHQQQPSTAQQTPHRPAKRQK; this comes from the coding sequence atgagcaagaccagagggaagaaatttgcagctcgcccccgttcgtcttccgttgaggaacgttctttggagggggggcaagaggcggcagcaataactaccgagccgagcccagcaccgctagtgcagcctgagcagcgagctgtaggtacctgcagccagaaccgggcggtagtatccgacgattcggatgaagatgccacaccgctcgagagcggcactggcagccgcctaagccgaatggaacggcttatggagcaaatgctccagcgagatctgctgagagagcagcagcagactcgccaagggagcccaggcactcccgcagtgccctttacggcactggccattgcctcaccttcttttgaaggcagcattggcgaccaggtctgggctggtcaacaagaggggttgttggctgaagatgtccggagtacgcagagtgtacaggatcaggaagagctgctgggtgtggtcaaccgctacgtggtcattccacgagggggtcggcctttagagccgaaacttgcagccagcattgaccacctgtcctcaaaacccctacaagaacgggtggtcaatgaggctcttgaactatatacagccccagaaaattgtacatcattgaatgtaccagctgtaaacagccaaatttggggacatttggggcagaacatcaggaacctggagttgaagctccagaaaatccttaaactcctgactgcagggatgacatcatatgctcggtccattgatggtgtggacatctccacaaatcagcaagatacattagctctgctgtgcaccactcaatatcagataaacaatttacggaaggaaatcatcaagcctgccctcaaccctaagtttgcgggactttgcaaaacaccgggttcagaacctccaattctgctttttggaaaggaccttccaaaaaaggtgaaagacctagaggaagaatccaagacctttggtctcgtgagggcaggtttgggaccgagcagacctaacaaacccaggcggcagtaccccacggcgtccaccagtcgtagaccaccatatgggactggtgaaagctcggggtccgcaaccattccccgtaagccttttttaggcccgcgcccagagcggaccccatggaaaatgcgccacccccaacaacatcaacgtcaacatctacatcaacagcagccctctacagcccagcagacacctcatcgtccagcgaagaggcagaagtag